In one Tepidisphaeraceae bacterium genomic region, the following are encoded:
- a CDS encoding glycosyltransferase family 2 protein, whose translation MRTLIAIPVHNEQKYADDVLDKVARYHRDVLVIDDGSNDDTPRILAARRDIQVLTHRPNQGYGRSLIDAFCYADAHGYDWVITMDCDEQHEPARIPDFLAEIATDQWDVVSGSRYLTQEDGDDLPPVDRRSINASLTARLNDLFKLNITDAFCGYKAHRVSATVKLGLTEPGYAFPMQLWPRVVKHNLRLKEIPVRLIYNDPSRHFGGQLDDPTNRLKHYTAVLDREIALMNDVDSDANTADAACEASSCCCSK comes from the coding sequence GTGCGAACATTGATTGCGATCCCGGTCCACAACGAGCAGAAGTACGCCGACGACGTCTTAGATAAGGTAGCACGATATCATCGCGATGTGCTGGTAATCGATGACGGCAGTAACGACGACACCCCCCGAATCCTGGCGGCCAGGAGGGATATACAGGTTCTAACGCATCGCCCCAACCAAGGGTACGGCCGGAGCCTGATCGACGCCTTCTGCTACGCCGACGCCCACGGGTACGACTGGGTCATCACCATGGACTGCGACGAGCAGCACGAACCGGCCCGCATCCCCGACTTTCTGGCTGAGATCGCGACCGACCAGTGGGACGTCGTCAGTGGGTCGCGCTATTTGACACAGGAAGATGGAGACGATTTGCCCCCGGTCGACCGCCGATCGATCAACGCCAGCCTGACCGCTCGCCTGAACGATTTGTTTAAGCTGAATATCACGGATGCATTTTGCGGCTACAAGGCGCACCGCGTGAGCGCGACGGTTAAGCTGGGACTGACCGAGCCGGGCTATGCGTTTCCCATGCAGCTCTGGCCGCGCGTGGTGAAGCACAACCTGCGGCTGAAGGAGATCCCGGTCCGGTTGATCTACAACGACCCCTCGCGGCACTTCGGCGGGCAGTTGGATGATCCGACGAACCGCTTGAAGCATTATACCGCCGTGCTCGATCGCGAGATCGCGCTGATGAACGATGTCGACAGCGACGCGAACACCGCCGATGCGGCGTGCGAGGCGTCGTCGTGTTGTTGTTCCAAATGA
- a CDS encoding tetratricopeptide repeat protein, with amino-acid sequence MPKQNTIVVALLSTAVATATLLVGCKSSGRQQGSLEAIDLYVAGVRAYQSGDQDAAITNLRAATEANTRLIMAATLLGNLYKSQGEYDKAREVYERVAQLDPYTPDNHYSLGLTYQLLDQLEQATSSYQRLLQLEPDHFEGNMNLGSVRLAMNDPDEALRTLRKATEINPKNAAAWANLGVALDAKGDFPEAEKAYRTSIDLRSDQRSTLMNLGANLVRQKKASEAIPVLEQALSQSDDPFARKLYGDALAQAGRLDEALKQYDAALKQNGRYANALAEKGNTLIAKYKKGLELDETLKTAAVDAWNKSLEINPQQARVRESLEQWNKQGM; translated from the coding sequence ATGCCGAAACAGAACACGATCGTAGTGGCCCTTTTATCGACCGCGGTGGCGACTGCCACGTTGTTGGTTGGCTGTAAGTCGTCCGGGCGGCAGCAGGGTTCGCTGGAGGCCATCGACCTCTACGTCGCCGGCGTGCGCGCTTACCAAAGCGGTGACCAGGACGCCGCCATCACCAACCTACGCGCCGCCACCGAGGCCAACACGCGCCTGATCATGGCGGCCACGCTACTGGGCAACCTGTACAAGAGCCAGGGCGAATACGACAAGGCACGCGAGGTCTACGAGCGCGTGGCCCAGCTCGATCCCTACACGCCGGACAACCACTACAGCTTAGGCCTGACTTACCAGTTGCTGGACCAGTTGGAACAGGCCACCTCGAGCTATCAGCGCCTGCTGCAGCTGGAGCCGGACCACTTCGAAGGCAACATGAACCTGGGTTCCGTTCGTCTGGCGATGAACGATCCCGACGAGGCCCTGCGCACGCTGCGCAAGGCGACCGAGATCAACCCGAAGAACGCCGCCGCCTGGGCCAACCTTGGCGTGGCGCTGGACGCCAAGGGCGACTTCCCCGAGGCCGAGAAGGCCTATCGCACGTCGATCGACTTGCGCAGCGATCAGCGGTCGACGTTGATGAACCTGGGCGCCAACCTCGTGCGCCAGAAGAAGGCCAGCGAAGCCATCCCGGTGCTCGAACAAGCGCTGTCGCAAAGCGACGACCCCTTCGCCCGCAAGTTGTATGGCGACGCGCTGGCGCAGGCGGGCCGGCTCGATGAAGCCCTGAAGCAGTACGACGCCGCCCTGAAGCAGAACGGCCGCTACGCCAACGCGCTGGCCGAGAAGGGCAACACGCTGATCGCCAAGTACAAGAAGGGGTTGGAACTCGACGAAACGTTGAAGACCGCCGCGGTGGACGCGTGGAATAAGAGCCTGGAGATCAACCCGCAACAGGCCCGCGTGCGCGAATCGCTTGAGCAGTGGAACAAGCAGGGAATGTAG
- the nagZ gene encoding beta-N-acetylhexosaminidase yields the protein MDVNTAIARMFVVGFDGHHITDDVRRLIDRGIGGVILFTRNVESPVRLNALCAELKGLANGRPLFIAIDQEGGRVARLRDGFTPIPSMRQLGATGDATLARRAGEVLGRELRAVNIDVNFAPVLDVDTNPANPVIGSRSFGATAALVSEMGTALIAGLQSAGVAASAKHFPGHGDTSQDSHLDLPRLPHDLERLEAVELAPFAAAVRAGVASIMSAHVLFEAIDPEYPATMSAPVLQGILRDRFGYDGVVFSDCLQMNAIAEHYGVEQAVIRGMNAGVDSFLICHHANVQIEGIEALVKAVKDGRVSQARIAQANRRIDAMCERFVRPAVPFDATQLRAEASLRLVDDIERRSVMAPDTSADPTARVP from the coding sequence ATGGACGTTAACACCGCGATCGCACGCATGTTCGTTGTGGGGTTCGACGGTCACCACATTACCGATGACGTCCGCCGGCTAATCGACCGCGGCATCGGGGGCGTCATCCTGTTCACGCGGAACGTCGAATCGCCGGTACGACTGAACGCACTGTGCGCCGAGTTGAAGGGCCTGGCGAACGGTCGACCGCTGTTCATCGCGATTGATCAGGAAGGTGGCCGGGTCGCACGACTGCGCGACGGCTTCACCCCAATCCCTTCGATGCGGCAACTGGGCGCAACCGGCGACGCCACGCTCGCGCGGCGGGCGGGTGAAGTGCTCGGCCGCGAGCTGCGGGCGGTGAACATCGACGTGAACTTTGCGCCGGTGCTCGACGTCGACACGAACCCGGCCAACCCCGTCATCGGCAGCCGATCGTTCGGTGCCACGGCGGCGCTAGTGAGCGAGATGGGCACCGCGCTCATCGCCGGCCTGCAATCCGCGGGCGTGGCGGCCAGTGCCAAACATTTCCCGGGGCATGGAGACACGTCGCAGGACAGCCACCTCGACTTGCCGCGCCTGCCGCACGATTTGGAACGACTGGAGGCCGTCGAACTCGCCCCGTTCGCCGCTGCGGTGCGGGCGGGCGTGGCGTCAATCATGTCGGCACACGTGCTGTTCGAGGCGATCGACCCAGAATATCCCGCAACGATGAGCGCGCCCGTGCTGCAGGGCATCCTGCGCGACCGCTTCGGCTACGACGGCGTCGTCTTCAGCGACTGCCTGCAGATGAACGCGATCGCCGAGCACTACGGCGTCGAACAAGCCGTCATCCGCGGTATGAACGCGGGTGTCGACTCCTTCCTCATCTGCCACCATGCGAACGTGCAGATCGAGGGCATTGAAGCGCTGGTGAAGGCGGTAAAGGACGGCCGCGTAAGCCAGGCGAGAATTGCACAGGCGAATCGGCGTATCGACGCAATGTGCGAGCGTTTCGTCAGGCCGGCGGTGCCGTTCGACGCGACGCAGCTTCGCGCCGAAGCGAGCTTGCGCCTCGTCGACGACATCGAGCGCCGAAGCGTGATGGCGCCCGACACGTCCGCCGATCCGACCGCCCGCGTGCCGTAG
- the hrpB gene encoding ATP-dependent helicase HrpB: protein MPVPLPIDNQLPQIVAHVREARRLVLVASPGAGKTTRVPPAILRAGLLGQEHPNIVMLQPRRVAARAAAERIADENGWRVGGEVGYHVRFDRKIGRDTRLRVMTEGILTRQLLDDPLLDGVGCVILDEFHERSIHTDLAAALLKEVCAARPELIIIVMSATLDAQPVARFLDDAPIVTVEGRTYPIDVAYTPPSGNPIETRIAAALDELLSDPTRDDAGDVLVFLPGAGEINRAARALSPLASRNDLLVLPLHGSLPPDQQSLALRPANRRKVILATNIAETSLTINGVRTVIDSGLARVAGYDVRRGLDRLEVRRISNASATQRAGRAGRTAPGRCIRLWTQREQNELEPFELPEIRRVDLAATVLTLHAWGRADVRAFEWYEAPDERTLAAAERLLFLLGLTDAERNGRITKRGEQAAQLPVHPRLGRMLVDARQANLWPQAATMAALLSEKDIATFEGRPHERVARTHGRSDLLVRLEMLDRAEHERFGGHLRDSGVDPEAARTVARVRDELRRGAPGANEVRNATVPDDDALLRLALSAYPDRVCRRRGGDASAAVMVGGAGVRLANESIVKTAEYFVAVDARADDRARAGEAIVRIASEIDPTWLAEMFPQAVVRERVHVFDDAKQRVVARSTTRFLDLPLAEDDNAAVDNAVAGAILAAALRPRARAWFSDDEAAANVLARVALLRQHMAEHDWPLFDDAELGDVLAEACSGRRSVDEVRRTSPVSLLESRLPFPLDRLLEQQAPQAIAVPSGSRMKLDYTTGPSPVLAVRLQELFGWTETPRVANGRVPIVLHLLGPNYRPVQVTQDLKNFWATTYFQVRKDLKARYPKHAWPEDPLKAPAERRGRSTKH, encoded by the coding sequence ATGCCCGTTCCACTGCCCATCGACAACCAACTGCCGCAGATCGTCGCGCACGTGCGCGAGGCAAGGCGGCTCGTGCTCGTTGCTTCACCGGGTGCCGGCAAGACGACGCGCGTGCCACCGGCGATTTTGCGGGCGGGGCTGCTGGGGCAAGAGCATCCGAACATCGTGATGCTCCAGCCACGTCGCGTGGCGGCGCGGGCGGCGGCGGAGCGGATCGCGGATGAAAACGGATGGCGCGTCGGTGGCGAGGTCGGGTACCACGTTCGGTTCGATCGCAAGATCGGCCGCGATACCCGGCTGCGCGTGATGACCGAGGGCATCCTCACCCGCCAACTGCTCGACGACCCACTGCTGGACGGCGTCGGCTGCGTGATTCTGGACGAGTTCCACGAGCGCAGCATCCACACCGATCTGGCGGCCGCCCTGTTGAAAGAAGTGTGCGCGGCCCGGCCGGAACTGATCATCATCGTGATGTCCGCGACGCTGGATGCGCAGCCAGTGGCGCGCTTCCTGGACGATGCGCCGATCGTGACGGTGGAAGGGCGTACGTACCCGATCGACGTCGCCTACACACCGCCCAGTGGCAACCCGATCGAAACGCGCATCGCAGCTGCATTGGATGAGTTGCTGAGCGACCCGACGCGGGACGATGCGGGTGACGTGCTCGTCTTTCTCCCCGGCGCGGGCGAGATCAATCGGGCGGCCCGGGCGCTGTCGCCGTTGGCGTCGCGGAACGATCTGCTCGTCCTGCCATTGCACGGCAGCCTGCCGCCCGATCAACAGTCGCTCGCGTTGCGACCGGCGAACCGCCGGAAGGTGATTCTGGCGACGAACATCGCCGAGACGTCGCTCACGATCAACGGGGTACGCACCGTCATCGATAGCGGCCTCGCCCGCGTGGCCGGTTACGACGTGCGGCGGGGGCTTGACCGGTTGGAAGTCCGCCGGATCAGCAACGCATCCGCCACGCAACGCGCTGGCCGTGCGGGGCGAACGGCGCCGGGGCGGTGCATTCGGCTGTGGACGCAGCGGGAGCAAAACGAGCTCGAACCGTTCGAGTTGCCCGAGATTCGCCGGGTCGATCTGGCCGCCACAGTGCTCACGCTACACGCGTGGGGGCGGGCGGACGTGCGGGCGTTCGAGTGGTACGAGGCGCCCGACGAGCGCACGCTGGCCGCCGCCGAGCGATTGTTGTTTCTGTTGGGACTGACCGACGCGGAGCGCAACGGGCGCATTACAAAGCGTGGCGAGCAGGCGGCGCAGTTGCCGGTGCATCCACGGCTCGGGCGCATGCTCGTCGACGCACGGCAAGCCAACCTCTGGCCCCAGGCGGCCACGATGGCGGCGCTGCTGAGCGAGAAGGACATCGCGACGTTCGAGGGCCGCCCGCACGAGCGTGTCGCGCGCACGCACGGTCGAAGCGATCTGCTCGTTCGACTGGAAATGCTGGATCGGGCCGAGCACGAACGCTTCGGCGGGCACCTGCGCGATTCGGGAGTCGACCCCGAGGCCGCCCGTACAGTCGCGCGCGTGCGCGACGAACTGCGGCGTGGTGCGCCGGGCGCCAACGAAGTGCGCAACGCCACCGTTCCTGATGACGACGCGCTGCTGCGCCTGGCGCTGTCGGCCTACCCGGACCGCGTCTGCCGGCGGCGCGGTGGGGATGCCAGCGCGGCCGTCATGGTCGGTGGGGCAGGCGTACGGCTTGCGAACGAGTCGATCGTGAAGACGGCTGAGTACTTCGTCGCCGTCGACGCCCGGGCGGACGACCGCGCGCGGGCCGGCGAGGCAATCGTCCGCATCGCCAGCGAGATCGATCCGACGTGGCTCGCGGAGATGTTTCCGCAGGCGGTCGTGCGCGAGCGCGTGCACGTGTTCGACGATGCAAAGCAGCGGGTCGTCGCGCGGTCGACGACCCGCTTTCTCGACCTGCCACTGGCCGAGGACGACAACGCCGCCGTCGACAACGCTGTCGCCGGTGCGATCCTCGCCGCGGCGCTGCGACCGCGTGCCCGCGCTTGGTTCAGCGACGACGAGGCGGCCGCCAACGTGCTGGCGCGCGTTGCGCTGTTGCGCCAGCACATGGCCGAGCATGATTGGCCGTTGTTCGACGATGCGGAACTAGGAGACGTGCTCGCTGAGGCGTGCAGTGGTCGTCGGTCGGTCGATGAAGTACGTCGGACGTCACCGGTATCGTTGTTAGAATCTCGGCTGCCGTTTCCGTTGGACCGGTTGCTCGAACAGCAAGCGCCACAGGCGATCGCGGTGCCCAGTGGCAGCCGGATGAAACTGGACTACACAACCGGCCCCTCGCCTGTATTGGCGGTGCGGTTGCAGGAATTGTTCGGCTGGACGGAGACGCCGCGCGTCGCCAATGGTCGCGTGCCGATCGTGCTGCATCTACTCGGGCCCAACTATCGCCCGGTGCAGGTCACGCAGGACCTGAAAAATTTCTGGGCGACCACGTATTTCCAAGTGAGAAAAGACCTGAAGGCGCGGTATCCGAAGCACGCCTGGCCCGAGGACCCGCTCAAGGCGCCGGCGGAGCGGAGAGGGCGGTCGACGAAGCACTAA
- a CDS encoding DUF4112 domain-containing protein, giving the protein MQSATININSVLSSDLDTDLRRARTLAVLLDSQFEIAGIKFGLDGLAGLVPVVGDTVTAVAALYPIYVARKHNLGQDVVARMMVNVALDYVTGLIPLIGDLADVAFRANLKNLALLEKAAERRR; this is encoded by the coding sequence ATGCAGAGCGCAACCATTAACATCAACAGCGTGCTTAGCAGCGACCTCGACACCGATCTTCGCCGTGCGCGGACGCTGGCCGTCCTGCTGGACAGCCAGTTCGAAATCGCCGGCATCAAGTTCGGGCTGGACGGCCTGGCGGGCTTGGTCCCGGTCGTGGGCGACACCGTCACGGCCGTCGCGGCGCTGTACCCGATCTACGTTGCCCGCAAACACAATCTCGGGCAGGACGTCGTCGCCCGCATGATGGTCAACGTGGCGCTCGACTACGTGACCGGCCTGATCCCGCTCATCGGCGATCTGGCCGACGTGGCGTTCAGGGCCAATCTGAAGAACCTGGCCCTTCTGGAAAAGGCCGCCGAGCGCCGGCGGTAG
- a CDS encoding RluA family pseudouridine synthase produces the protein MKPKSSTTLTILLDTPDFVAINKPAGLATIPGRAETDSVLERLGRQLNLPSTGTADPRLRVVHRLDKETSGVLLFAKHTEAQRHLSHQFQNNTIEKEYLALIAGRPDSDHGDIKAPLAVHPTDKKRMAVVKHGGRPARTEWRVEKAFRGFALLRVFPKTGKTHQIRVHLKHIGLPLAIDPLYNRRATGVPDDLFLSSFKKDYRPPRGHYERALICRLTLHAEKLRVVGMNGEPIEVVAPLPKDFGATINQMSRHAV, from the coding sequence ATGAAACCCAAGTCCTCCACCACCCTCACGATCCTCCTCGACACGCCCGACTTCGTGGCCATCAACAAGCCCGCGGGGCTGGCGACGATTCCCGGGCGCGCCGAGACCGATAGCGTCCTCGAACGGCTCGGCCGGCAATTGAACCTGCCCTCCACCGGCACCGCCGACCCGCGGTTGCGCGTCGTGCATCGCCTGGACAAGGAAACCAGCGGCGTGCTGCTCTTCGCCAAGCACACCGAAGCGCAGCGGCACCTGTCGCACCAGTTTCAGAACAACACGATCGAGAAGGAGTACCTCGCCCTGATCGCCGGCCGACCCGATTCCGACCACGGCGACATCAAGGCCCCGCTGGCCGTCCACCCGACCGACAAGAAGCGCATGGCCGTCGTGAAACACGGCGGCCGCCCCGCGCGCACCGAGTGGCGCGTCGAGAAAGCCTTCCGCGGCTTCGCGCTGCTGCGCGTCTTCCCCAAGACCGGCAAGACCCACCAGATCCGCGTGCACCTGAAGCACATCGGCCTGCCGCTGGCGATCGACCCGCTCTACAACCGCCGGGCGACAGGCGTACCGGACGACCTCTTCCTCAGCAGTTTCAAGAAGGACTACCGCCCCCCGCGCGGCCACTACGAACGCGCCCTCATCTGCCGCCTGACTTTGCACGCCGAGAAGCTTCGCGTGGTCGGCATGAACGGCGAACCGATCGAGGTTGTCGCCCCGCTGCCGAAGGATTTTGGCGCCACGATCAACCAGATGTCCCGCCACGCCGTGTGA